Part of the Woronichinia naegeliana WA131 genome, AAGGAAACCCAGACTTACGTCGTAAGACAAATCAGCCAGGGGTAGAAATCCCTGAAATAACAAAAGAGTTGTTTGAATTACTAGAACCCACAATGTTTACACCATTAAAATATTTACAGGGAACTCATGAGAAAATGATGAGAGATAGGGTATTAAATTTACCAGTAATGGTGGCATTAGTGTTAAGTATAGTGTATCGTCAAATAGCGGGTATAAGTGAAGCGGTAAGACTGTTAGAGGAAGAGGGATTGCTATGGGTAGCATCATTAAAAGTAAGCAAACAGGCAGTATCAAAAAGAATGATGAATGTGCCAGCCGAAATATTTGCAATATTACTAAAAGGAGTGTTAGAAAAAGCAGCCGAAAAAGGGAAGAAGCTCCAAGTAGGAGAAAAATGGGAAAAAATAAGAGAAAAGTTTAGTGCAGTGTGGATAGCAGATGGCTCAACGCTAGAGCAGATAAGGAAAAATATGAAAATAAGTAAAGAAGAAAAGAGTAAATTGGGGGGTAAAATAATGATGGTAGTGGAAGCCTTTACCCAAAGACCCGTTACTTTATGGTACACAGAAAATGATAAATCAAATGATAAAATATGGTGTGAAGAATTGGCAGCTAAATTACCAGAAAATGGTTTAATTCTTGTAGATATGGGATTTTTTAGCTTTGTGTGGTTTGATTTGTTAACAGAAGCTAAAAAGTTTTTTCTAACCAGATTTAGAGCGGGTACATCTTACAAAACCAAACAAGTATTGTCTCAAGGTAGTCATTACAGAGATGAGATTATCATTATGGGAAATTACCGTTCTAATCCTTGCAAGCATCCGGTGAGATTAGTCTCAGTATTATGGGGAACAATCTGGTATCAGTATTTAACAAATGTGTTGTCTCCCGAACAACTGTCCGCCGAAGAGGTCTGTGATTTATATCGAAGACGATGGACAATCGAAGAAGCCTTTTTATTAACGAAAAGACTTTTAGGACTAGCCTATTTATGGGTAGGGAATAAGAATGGTGTCCAAATCCAGATTATTTGCACTTTGATTTTCTATACGGTCTTAAATCAATTGGTAGGGGAAGTGGCGATTGCTCTAAATCAACCGAAAGAAAAAATCTCAGTAGAGATGGTGTTTCGGAGTCTATACTATGTAGCGAAGGCTATTGCTAGAGGAGAAAAGCCTGATACAGTAACCTATCTGGCTGAACGTGCTAAGTTATTTGGTTTGGTCAAAGCTGAGAGAAAGCGACATCGAGAAAAGGCCGCTCTCAATCAACAAATTTGGGAACCCATTCCTTTAAGTTGACACGGATGCGATTCTTACCGCCCCCACCCTAATAGATTTCGATCTCGATGGCGACTTGGATTTGATTGTTGGTTCATCCGATGGTCTTATCTACTACTACAAGAACACGGGCACTAAAACCGCGCCTGTCTATACCGTCCAAACAGGAACGGCTAACCCCTTCAATGGTATTAATATAGGGACTAACAGCATCCCCACTGTACAGGATGTTGATGGTGATGGCGACCTTGATTTGGTTGTTGGTACAAGTACCGGCACTATCCGTTACTTTATGAGTGGCCCTAACACAGCCCCCACCATCACCAGTGGCGCAACAGCCAACTTTGCTGAAAATGGCACAGGCACTGCCTACACCGTCACCGCAACCGATCCTGATGCCGGAACCACTCTTACCTACAGCATTAGTGGTACAGACGCGGCTCTGTTTAACATCAACAGCAGTACAGGCGCGGTCACTTTCAAAACAGCACCCAACTTTGAAGCCCCTACCGACAGTGGCGCGAATAAAGTCTATGACCTCACCGTAACTGCCAGCGATGGTTCCCTCAGCAGCACTCCCAAAGCTGTAGCCATCACTGTCACCAACGTCAACGAAGCCCCCACCAACCTCACCCTACAAAATCAAGTTACCAGCCTAGCGGAAAACACAAGTACTATCAGTCGAATCAAAGTCGCCGATATTACCGTTACCGATGACGGAGCAGGAACCAACACGCTCTATCTAACCGGAGCCGATGCTAGTTTCTTTGAAGCCGATGCGACAAGACTGTATCTCAAAGCCAATACCGCCCTCAACTACGAAGCGAAAACCAGTTACAACGTCACTGTTAACGTAGATGACACCAGCGTCGGCAACACTCCCGATCGCACAACGAACTATACCCTCAATGTCACCAATCAGATAGAAGTAACCATTGCCCCAGGCACCACCCCCGTCGAAGGCGGAACCGTTGGCACTTATACCATCACCCTTGATACCCCCGCCCCTACAGGTGGTCTAGTCGTCAACTTCAATACCACTGGCAGTACCGACACCCTCAATACCGACTACACTCTCTCTGCTGGCAACAACATCAGCAACCTCACCGCCAACAGTTTAACCGTAGCCGCAGGGCAAACCACCGCCACCCTCAACCTCAACGCCCTGAGTGATGTCGTTAATGACCCTGGCGAAACCGTCAAAATCAACCTCACCAGTGGCACAGGCTACAGCCTCGGTCAAAACAGTACCGCCCTTCTCAGCCCCGCAACCAACTACAGCGTCGGGAGTAGTCCCTATTCAGTAGCAGTGGGAGACTTTAACGGCGATGGCAAACTAGATCTCGCCACAGCCAACGCAAACGGCAACTCTGTATCAATTCTGTTGCGAAATAGTGCGAATACGGGCTTTGATGCCAAAACCGACTTCTCCGTTGGGCCTACTCCCCATTCAGTAGCAGTGGGAGACTTTAACGGTGATGGCAAACTAGGGCTTGCTGAATAAGTCTGCAAATCGAACCTAGATGCCACAGGGCGCGAAAAATGGTGACTTCAGAAATCAGTTTCCGATTTTAACCCACAATTTTCTAGCAAAGTGCATGGATTTTGAGCCTTCAAATGCCATAAGCTTGCACCTAATCGTGTTCAAAATGGCTGAAAAGCTTATCTGATAAAGGTTCTGCCTTTATTCGGCAAACCCAAACTAGATCTCGCCACAGCCAACTACAGCAGTAATTTTGCATTAATACTCTTAAGAAATAGTACTAATACGGGCTTTGATGCCAAAACCGACTTCTCCGTTGGGCTTACTCCCTATTCAGTAGCAGTGGGAGACTTTAACAGCGATGGCAAACTCGACCTCGCTACAGCCAACTTCAGTTCTAGCACTGTATCAATTCTGTTGCGAAATAGTGCGAATACGGGCTTTGATGCCAAAACCGACTTCTCCGTTGGGTTTGGGCCCAATTCAGTAGCAGTGGGAGACTTTAACGGCGATGGCAAACTAGACCTCGCTACAGCCAACGAAAACGGCAACTCTGTATCAATTCTGTTGCGGAATAGCGCTAATACGGGCTTTGATGCCAAAACCGACTTCCCCGTTGGTTATTATCCCTATTCAGTAGCAGTGGGAGATTTCTAGATGAATCATCAGCTTTATTTTTATCTTCACCTGGTTTGAAATAGCCACCCCCGTTAAATAGCCTAGGGCTGTTTCATTTCTCAATGGCCGTCGTCCCCTCTCTTCTCATAGACACAAACCCCTGCAGAACTAGTTTCTTTTTGGCGATCGCTGTCCCTAGTCTTCTTGGAAAAATAGGGTCATCGCGGATTTCTCTCTAACAACATAAAAAATGCGATCATAGCTCTTAGTTCGTTTAAAAAATACAAAGAAAATTCATAAAATATGAATGGGTAGAAGTAAGTGCGTATAAAAGTAAAAAGAGTTTACGCAATTACTTCACAAAACGGACTGAAGGCTTCGGGACTAAGTATGTAGTTAATTTTGCATGATCACTTAATAACCCCTTACAACGAAGCCACAATGGGTTCTGATGCCATTGTATTTTGGTTTGCTAAAATAGCCACATAGAGACGATTTAAGCCACTGAGATAGGCTTGGGCCGAAGCCACAATAATGTCGGTATTGGCAGCATAACCCGTATAAATTCGCCCTTCATGACGCAGACGAATGGTAACTTTACCGAGCGCATCAATACCTTCACAAACCGATGTGACCGAATATTCCATCAATTCATTGGGAACATTGACAATCGCAGCGATCGCCTTATAGACCGCATCCACAGGGCCAGTACCGATCGCCGCATCGGTTAATTCTTCACCATCGGGAGTCCGAATCGTCACAGTAGCAGTGGGTTTAGCATGATCACCACAGGAGACTTGTACCAACTCTAGACGGAATAATTCGGGAGCTTTGCGAATTTCATCATTAACAATGGCTTCTAAATCCCAATCGGTAATTTCCTTGCGTTTATCAGCAAATTCTTTAAACCGCAAAAAGGCATTATTTAACTCGTTATCAGTTAATTCAAAGCCCAATTCCGTTAAGCGCGATCGAAAGGCATTGCGTCCCGATAATTTACCGAGAACAATGAGATTATTGGTTAACCCGATGGATTCTGCATCCATAATTTCGTAGGTTAACTTATGTTTTAAAACCCCATCTTGATGAATGCCCGACTCATGGGCAAAGGCATTAGCTCCCACGATCGCCTTATTGGGTTGAACCAGCATTCCCGTTAACTCGGATACTAGGCGAGAAGTCGAGGCAATCTGTTTCGTCTCAATCTGGGTCAAGGGTTGAGTAGAATCGACTGGACGACCGAGGAAGGGATTAAAGTAAGCGCGACGCACATGGAGAGCCATCACTAACTCTTCTAGGGCAGCATTACCGGCCCGTTCTCCAATGCCATTAATGGTGCATTCCAATTGACGCGCCCCATTTTTAACCGCTTCGAGGAAATTCGCCACCGCTAAACCCAGATCATTGTGACCATGCACGGAAATAATGGCTTGATCGATATTGGGTACGTTGTCCTTAATGCCCTTAATTAAGGCTCCAAATTCCGAAGGGGTCGTATAACCTACCGTATCTGGAATATTAACCGTTGTGGCTCCCGCCGCGATCGCTGCTTCTAGAACTTGATATAAAAATTCTGGATCACTGCGGCCAGCATCTTCAGGGGAAAATTCCACATCGTCCACCAAAGACTTGGCATAGGCCACCATTTCCGGCACAATTTGCAACACCTCTGAGCGAGTTTTCTTGAGCTTGTACTCTAAATGAATATCAGAAGTGGCTAAAAAGGTATGGATGCGGTGATGGGCAGCCGGTTTAACAGCATCGGCGGCGGCTTTAATATCATTGCGAGAAGCTCTGGCTAATCCACAAATCGTCGGGCCATTTTCAACCCCAACGGTCTGGGCAATCTTCTGGACTGCTTCAAAATCCCCAGGGCTGGCGTAGGGAAACCCCGCTTCAATCACATCAACTCCCAGTCGGGCAAGGGCGCGGGCGATTGTCAGTTTCTCATCAACATTTAGGGTAGCACCAGGGGACTGTTCCCCATCGCGAAGAGTGGTGTCAAAAATGATAATACGGTCTGGATGAGTTGTCATAAACGCTTGCACTTCCCACGGTCTGGAAATTTGTCACTATCTCTGCATTATAAACGAGGATTGAGTGTGATTAGGTGTAAAAAAATGAGATCCGGTTTTTCCCTTGCTGTCCAGGAGACTCTTTCCTATGGCAAAATCAAAGCATATTCTTCTGGTTGGAGACTGCGATCATGACCGTCAAAAAACAATTTTCCAGTTTTCAAGAAATGTTAAGCCAGGCAAAACGTCCTGTCTTGGTGGATTTCTATGCCACGTGGTGCGGCCCCTGTCAGATGATGGCTCCGATTTTGGAAGAAGTGGGTCTGCAACTCCGCGATCGCGTCCAAATTGTTAAGATTGATTCCGATAAATATCCGCAATTAGCCTCTCAATACCAAATTCAAGCTTTACCGACTCTGGTACTCTTTAAAGGAGGTCAACCGGCTCACCGTATTGAAGGGGTTGTGCCAGCCTCACAATTAGTCCAACAACTACAGATGTTCCTCTAAATCTTTTTTTAGTTAACCATTTTTCAATCATCATTTTTTTATCAACTATTGTCCTTTTCCTGTGTCCTACGCCATCGACTTTGGTACAAGTAATACTGTGATTGCCCGTTGGAATACAATTACCCAGCAGGCTGAGTCCTTAAAGTTAAAAGCTCTATCGGGGCAAATCTCTCCTAATCCTCCTTTAATTCCCAGTTGGGTCTATGTCAACAATGCCGCCTTAAATCAGATCTGGGTGGGGCAAGAAGTGGGCGATCGCGGTTTGGATCTGCGCGGTGATCAACGCTTTTTTCGCAGTTTTAAACGGGGAATTGGCTCTAAGATCCAGGGATTTTTACCGGAACTGGATGAAGTACCGATTTCCTTTGAGCAAGTGGGAACCTGGTTTCTAGATCGTCTAGTTCAAGAATTGGAGCAGGAAGAGGGTCAGAAAATTGATTCTTTGGTTTTGACCGTTCCCGTAGATAGTTTTGAAGCCTATCGTCACTGGTTAAGTCAACGTTGTCAGGCCTGGGGCATTGAACGGGTGAGCCTTTTGGATGAACCGACAGCAGTGGCTCTGGGCTATGAGGCAACCCAGGCAGATATTTTGCTAGTTGTCGATTTTGGGGGTGGTACAATTGATCTATCCCTTGTACAACTTAATAAATCCCAGAAGTCCGATTCTCCCCAGGGCTTTTTGTTAAAGTGGGGCGATCGCTTAATGGGAAATAGTTCAGGACAACGAGCCAAGTTAGCCCAGGTCATTGCCAAGGCTGGTTGTAATTTGGGCGGTACGGATCTAGATCA contains:
- a CDS encoding FG-GAP-like repeat-containing protein, which gives rise to MDLIVGSSDGLIYYYKNTGTKTAPVYTVQTGTANPFNGINIGTNSIPTVQDVDGDGDLDLVVGTSTGTIRYFMSGPNTAPTITSGATANFAENGTGTAYTVTATDPDAGTTLTYSISGTDAALFNINSSTGAVTFKTAPNFEAPTDSGANKVYDLTVTASDGSLSSTPKAVAITVTNVNEAPTNLTLQNQVTSLAENTSTISRIKVADITVTDDGAGTNTLYLTGADASFFEADATRLYLKANTALNYEAKTSYNVTVNVDDTSVGNTPDRTTNYTLNVTNQIEVTIAPGTTPVEGGTVGTYTITLDTPAPTGGLVVNFNTTGSTDTLNTDYTLSAGNNISNLTANSLTVAAGQTTATLNLNALSDVVNDPGETVKINLTSGTGYSLGQNSTALLSPATNYSVGSSPYSVAVGDFNGDGKLDLATANANGNSVSILLRNSANTGFDAKTDFSVGPTPHSVAVGDFNGDGKLGLAE
- a CDS encoding 2-isopropylmalate synthase — translated: MTTHPDRIIIFDTTLRDGEQSPGATLNVDEKLTIARALARLGVDVIEAGFPYASPGDFEAVQKIAQTVGVENGPTICGLARASRNDIKAAADAVKPAAHHRIHTFLATSDIHLEYKLKKTRSEVLQIVPEMVAYAKSLVDDVEFSPEDAGRSDPEFLYQVLEAAIAAGATTVNIPDTVGYTTPSEFGALIKGIKDNVPNIDQAIISVHGHNDLGLAVANFLEAVKNGARQLECTINGIGERAGNAALEELVMALHVRRAYFNPFLGRPVDSTQPLTQIETKQIASTSRLVSELTGMLVQPNKAIVGANAFAHESGIHQDGVLKHKLTYEIMDAESIGLTNNLIVLGKLSGRNAFRSRLTELGFELTDNELNNAFLRFKEFADKRKEITDWDLEAIVNDEIRKAPELFRLELVQVSCGDHAKPTATVTIRTPDGEELTDAAIGTGPVDAVYKAIAAIVNVPNELMEYSVTSVCEGIDALGKVTIRLRHEGRIYTGYAANTDIIVASAQAYLSGLNRLYVAILANQNTMASEPIVASL
- the trxA gene encoding thioredoxin, producing MTVKKQFSSFQEMLSQAKRPVLVDFYATWCGPCQMMAPILEEVGLQLRDRVQIVKIDSDKYPQLASQYQIQALPTLVLFKGGQPAHRIEGVVPASQLVQQLQMFL
- a CDS encoding VCBS repeat-containing protein, coding for MGDFNSDGKLDLATANFSSSTVSILLRNSANTGFDAKTDFSVGFGPNSVAVGDFNGDGKLDLATANENGNSVSILLRNSANTGFDAKTDFPVGYYPYSVAVGDF
- a CDS encoding IS4 family transposase, whose translation is MARQHPRRKGNPDLRRKTNQPGVEIPEITKELFELLEPTMFTPLKYLQGTHEKMMRDRVLNLPVMVALVLSIVYRQIAGISEAVRLLEEEGLLWVASLKVSKQAVSKRMMNVPAEIFAILLKGVLEKAAEKGKKLQVGEKWEKIREKFSAVWIADGSTLEQIRKNMKISKEEKSKLGGKIMMVVEAFTQRPVTLWYTENDKSNDKIWCEELAAKLPENGLILVDMGFFSFVWFDLLTEAKKFFLTRFRAGTSYKTKQVLSQGSHYRDEIIIMGNYRSNPCKHPVRLVSVLWGTIWYQYLTNVLSPEQLSAEEVCDLYRRRWTIEEAFLLTKRLLGLAYLWVGNKNGVQIQIICTLIFYTVLNQLVGEVAIALNQPKEKISVEMVFRSLYYVAKAIARGEKPDTVTYLAERAKLFGLVKAERKRHREKAALNQQIWEPIPLS